TACCCCCGCCGGAGACGGCGGCGGCCGCCACCACGGCGGCCGCCGCCTCGTCGTCCGCCGCTTCCCCGCACTACCAAGAGTGGATCCTGGACACCATCGACTCGCTGCGCTCGCGCAAGGCGCGGCCGGACCTGGAGCGCATCTGCCGGATGGTGCGGCGGAGGCACGGCCCGGAGCCGGAGCGCACGCGCGCCGAGCTCGAGAAACTGATCCAGCAGCGCGCCGTGCTCCGGGTCAGCTACAAGGGGAGCATCTCGTACCGCAACGCGGCGCGCGTCCAGCCGCCCCGGCGCGGAGCCACCCCGCCGGCCCCGCCGCGCGCCCCCCGCGgggcccccgccgccgccgccgcgccgcCGCCCACGCCCGCCCCGCCGCCACCGCCCGCGCccgtcgccgccgccgccccggCCCGGGCGCCCCcgcgcggccgccgccgccgccgccacagcGCCCCCCTCGCCCGGCCCCGCGCAGCCGGGCCCCCGCGCGCAGCGGGCCGCGCCCCTGGCCGCGCCGCCGCCTGCGCCAGCCGCTCCCCCGGCGGTGGCGCCCCCGGCCGGCCCGCGCCGCGCCCCCCCGCCCGCCGTCGCCGCCGCCCGGgagccgccgctgccgccgccgccacaGCCGCCGGCGCcgccacagcagcagcagccgccgccgccgcagccacAGCCGCCGCCTGAGGGGGGCGCGGCGCGGGCCGGCGGCGCAGCGCGGCCCGTGAGCCTGCGGGAAGTCGTGCGCTACCTCGGGGGCAGCGGCGGCGCCGGCGGTCGCCTAACCCGCGGCCGCGTGCAGGGGCTGCTGGAAGAGGAGGCGGCGGCGCGAGGCCGCCTGGAGCGCACCCGTCTCGGAGCGCTTGCGCTGCCCCGCGGGGACAGGCCCGGACGAGCGCCGCCGGCCG
The sequence above is drawn from the Macaca thibetana thibetana isolate TM-01 chromosome 19, ASM2454274v1, whole genome shotgun sequence genome and encodes:
- the SAMD1 gene encoding LOW QUALITY PROTEIN: sterile alpha motif domain-containing protein 1 (The sequence of the model RefSeq protein was modified relative to this genomic sequence to represent the inferred CDS: deleted 1 base in 1 codon), producing the protein MAGPPALPPPETAAAATTAAAASSSAASPHYQEWILDTIDSLRSRKARPDLERICRMVRRRHGPEPERTRAELEKLIQQRAVLRVSYKGSISYRNAARVQPPRRGATPPAPPRAPRGAPAAAAAPPPTPAPPPPPAPVAAAAPARAPRAAAAAAATAPPSPGPAQPGPRAQRAAPLAAPPPAPAAPPAVAPPAGPRRAPPPAVAAAREPPLPPPPQPPAPPQQQQPPPPQPQPPPEGGAARAGGAARPVSLREVVRYLGGSGGAGGRLTRGRVQGLLEEEAAARGRLERTRLGALALPRGDRPGRAPPAASARQSRSKRGGEERVLEKEEEDDDDEDEDDEDDVSEGSEVPESDRPAGAQHHQLNGERGPQSAKERVKEWTPCGPHQGQDEGRGPAPGSGTRQVFSMAGMNKEGGTASVATGPDSPSPVPLPPGKPALPGADGTPFGCPPGRKEKPSDPVEWTVMDVVEYFTEAGFPEQATAFQEQEIDGKSLLLMQRTDVLTGLSIRLGPALKIYEHHIKVLQQGHFEDDDPDGFLG